aaaaGTTACTCCTGACCAATTTTGGGAACTAGGGCTTAAACCTTGTAGGCTGCATCTGGTATGGACTCGGTTGATATCCGACCGACAAGTATACTAAGTGATATTCATATCGTACGTAGTATATGCCTTTGGAAAACCTCATCTTTGCCACAGATGAACTGTCGTTTCTATGGGTGATGACCTCATACAACCGGGTCTTTAACGGTTCTACCAGCTTCAAAGATCTTATGCACACCCACTCGGCATACCGATCAGTTAATGATCTTCCATAGCTACCACTTGAATGGGTCATAGTTCCCAGACGGATGTCTCACTCTCATCCTTTCCCTCGGATCCGTCCAATAGAATAAAATCTGTGAACACGAAACGCAATGGCTGTGCATCATCCCCGTGAAGATCGACTATTAATATGTTCTCGGGTTTTCAACTTAGTTTCAGGGGTCCCTGGAAAACcgaatgaaaaagaaaacttaAACTTCACTTGACAACCAACGGTTTCTCCCTTTCCAGAATGTCAGACGTACTTTAATCTACCTTAATATCGGTCTCACTTGTTCCCGGTCATGGAATGGATACCATCCGATCTATCGGGTGCGTCCTGCATGGACCCATTCGTGGTCTTCCAATCCTTTGACCACTTGGCCACGTGCTTTAGTATCTTTGGTCTCCCCCAACATGCCGACAGCACGGGGCCTACTTCGACAGAGAAAGATGGCTACCGTGTGAACGTGAATAGCACTTTCGGAACTCTTGTCGGAgactgcctcaggcagtaCTGTGAAGTACCAGATCCAGAACTGGAAGGATGTGATCTAGAGAGTTACACCCCGAGCGATTATTATCGCGTATTCACTCGCCCTAGCCAGGAATTTGAGACCACAACCTGTAGGAGCGTCGATAATGACGTGAATCAAGATATTGGTGGTGTGGGGGTACATCTACCTGGAGCGTACTGTCTATTGACTATTCACAAGACTTGCTAACAGCTATCGTTCCGAGTGAATCACAGGTCTTGCTTTCATTCGCGATGCAGTCCGGCATCCTACTATACGTCCATTTCGCTGTTCTCATACTTAAGCTCATCCCCGCAGTCACACGATGTATCCGTCGGTGTACGAAGAGAGCACGATCCACGACTAAGATTCAGTTCGGCCAGCACCACTTCTCAGTCCTGAAGTCCATGCTGGTGGAGTTCCAAGAGGCTCAATGCTTCTTCATGCTCTCCTTCCAGTGCGCTGCCCTGATTGCTCTCGCGGCTGGCCCGCAAGTTTTCGAGGCAACCAGCTTGCTGCAGCTACAGTCGAATATTTCCATGGCCAAAGCTGTCGCATTCATGGGTATCCTTCCTATTACGTACGGCTTATGGATACTCCACAGGATTGGCTTGCATTCATGGTATATCTCCGTGTGGTCCGCTATCACAATTGTGACTTCTAGCGTCACGCTCCACCTGTGCAAGGTGGAGCCTCGAGCGGACAATCTACAGGAGATCGCGACAGCAGATCGTCTTGATAAATGTGGTTTTCACCCACCTCCTCTCATATACTGTCGCTCGGATTCTGAGTTAGGGTCAAGCTACAGCCTTGTGAATAATCTGACCTTCGGACTGTCCGACAATACCGCGAACTTCGTCTGCATTGCGATCTACGGACTCCTCCTTTTGAAACGTCTCGCCCCTTATCCCAAGCGATGGCTGGGCCAGAAGCCATGGTTTCAGGCAACTTACCACCGCGTCCACCCGTGGCTAGTATCAAGAGGAATCAGGATCCTTTCTAGGGCCGTGAATGTAATCATTGAAACCCTTCTCCTAGtcaccaacttcttctatTCGTTCATGGTTATAGCACGAAGTCTTCCGACAATCTCACTTGATTCGTGGAGTTTCGGTCAAATCATCGCCGTGACTATCTGGTCTCCTATCGTCAGCAAATATCTCTACTGGCTTTTGTGTACGTATCTCGCTTTTCTCTCTACGCCCGTgcccttcttttgctttaTACTGATAACGGAAATAGTCGGCACGGACTCCTACTCCGCCATCCGATTCCCATCCCCCTACAAAATTATCCGAGTCAAAACAatcaacgaagaagaaaaccccgacgacgaagatcgTCTTTTCATTCATCTCCCCTCCACAAGCGACCTGAACATCAACCCGAACTCGAAAAAATTCATTGTCACCGACGTAGAATTAACCCCGGTTAACGACTCAAAGACATCGTCGGTTAGTACGCGACATTCCCAATTTCCTATCTAGGTACATCTACTTTTTGTATTACTATTATAGAATTCATGCTCGGTTTTCTTTGGGGGGGTGTTCTGGAGGATGCATggctggttgggtttggCGTTTGGGTTATGTGAGCCATGtctgtactgtatatacttGTTAAATTAGAGATGGGTGTATGATTAGTTAGAATAGATATGTCGTggatatagatagatagagaGGTATGTTAGCTGTATTGTATATTACAGATTCCATTCGAACCTGATCTGAGCCTGATCTGCAATTGCGCGCTCTGTCTCAGCCTTATCggtcgatgaggatggtCATGTAGATCCTGTGTAAGCTTATTTGAGTGTTGGGGCGCATGGACCATTAGATTAATCCAATGTCAGTGCTACTGAGATTTCTAGGCATGTTATGGCTATGCATTTAGAGATTTGGAGAGTAGTGCCACCTATATTGGTATATCCTACAGCTCGAGATGGGGCCATTTATCGAAGCTCTAGAACTAAACTTACTACGTCTCAGATTCGGTTTAGACAACTAGATCTTGTTCTGACTCATCTGGGTGGTATAGCCAAGTCGGTCATGACTCAAGTTTAGATTGCTTGAGTGGATGATGGGGTGCCCCGTAAGGATATGTGCATGCGCATTTTGAACCATTAAGATGAGAGACGGGAATAACACCTATTGTACAAGAGTACATCAGACTGATCCATCATTCAATCTTATCCTTGAGCCTAGGCAGTTAAGGTCTGATTAAGATTGATTGGTGataagtatatatacatgctAATATGAACAAGCGTGTGCTAAGCAGTGGTCGGTGCGCTATCGCCTGTCTGCACTGACACAATGCCTTCTGATAATGGTGGGTCTTCTGGGAGCCCTTGGGATAGTTTTACCTCATCCGTTGCAGAGTTCTCATTCGCACCTTCCAGGGGCTCTTCGTAGGACTTTGTTTCGTCAAGAAAGCCGTTTTCACCGAGCCATACGATAGCTTCCATAACTTTTCGATCATCTTCGCCTTTTTGACGAGCGAGAAGCTGATTTCGTATGTTAGTCCAGTTCGTGATAAGAGTtaaaaggagaaaaagggaagaaggaaaggggtCTAACTTACTGCTTGTAAAAGGCCTTTGCGCCCCTTCTTCTCTACAGGTTTCGTCTTAGCCCCACGATCCGGCGTCTCGTGCAGGAATTTGCACTTATCCCCACGCTGACAACGACCGGTTCGGGCAAAGTGACGGCAtagcttcttctttgcctcccGTGGAGGCGGAGCTACCCGTTCAGGGCCCTCACGGCGAGAGGTTGCCTCCTCGGGGGCGGAATCACTGTCGCTGTCCTCCGAgtctgaagaagagaggtcTGATCCACTGGATGACGTCCAGTCGCTGCTGTCGGAAATATCCGAAGACACAGCAGCATCGGCCCGGACGTCCTCTATGACACCCTCCCCGTTCGATTTGGATTCAGAAGCGGATGATGGCCCGACATCATTGTTGGGTTGGGAAACCTCGCCCGGAATATGCCCTGAAGCGAGCGGCACACCTTGAGTCTCTATAGATCTCGTCTCCTGATCAGGAGCAGTATTGGATCTGTCTTCAGTGCCTGGCTcagcttgagcttcttgtgTTGATGCAGAGGTAACGTCTCTGTTAACGTCCGTCGATCCTCGTTGCAGTTCCTCGACTCTCATCCGAGCCCGCTCGGCATCTGCTTCCGCTTTTTCGACCTTTTTCTGCTCTTTCATGAGCTTCCGTCGTAGCTTATCGGCCTTCCGCTTCGCTTTCTCAGCTGCGTCTATCGGATCTGCAGGAGCTTGCTGATGGTCTTTCTGCgctttcttcatttcttgcTTTCGCGATTCTTTTTGTCGCTGAGCTTCTTCCTTAGCTTTCTTCGCCTCCTCCAtcgccttctttttctcctcgaccttctccttAGTTGGGAACCGTTTCTTCCGCTCTTCAATCCATGCTGCAATGTCCGCGGGAGACTGCAATGTGGTAGTGCGTCCTTTGAATGTAATCTGCACGGCGGCTGCTGCACTTGCACCACCCTGTGCTAGCCTAGATTCTTCGTCcacatcatcttcttcttcgctggaCTCGTGCTCCTccgtcttcggtgtcaagCCAAGTTGATTATGcttccgtttcttcttcttcggttttCTCGTAGCGTCAGCCGGCGGGGGTGGCTTGGACGGTAAAGGATTGCCGAAGCTAGGAACCGGAGGAGGTGCAGGAACCCGTGGGGTAATGTTCTGTGGCTTTCCAAATGCTGAGGTATGATCGCGCTTCATATGTGGCATAGCACCACCCCCTCTGGAAGCCTGGTTGCCGTAAGCATTGTACGGGCGGGGACCTCGCTGATTCCCGTGCGGAGGGCCAGTATACCCTCCCCCAGAGGCGCTATTATTGTATCCCCAATGCATGGGCGGGCCCATCATCGACGGTTGCACAGATGGAGGGGCATTCTGGTGGCTTGGAGTAACGGAGTGATACGTCGGAGCCTGCTGAGCGGTAGATGGACCGTAAGCTGAGTAGCCAGGTTGATGCTGGTATGGAGGTCCATGCGTTGGTGTAGACTGTGGAAATGGtcgtgaagaaggaaaggaagtCGTACTTTGGGGAACTTGGTAGTTGGTGGTCCGCGAAGGTGGGAATTGCGGCGTCGGGATACTTTGTTGAGGGTTGGCCATGGGCTGACCAGCATAGCCAGGATAATTCATCGGAGCGTAGCCCATATTTGAAGAATTCGCCGCATGGGGCATGTATGaccctcctcgacctcctcgaTTTCCATATCCCCTACCCCGCCCTCTATGATGACCACCACGTCCACCTCGCTGGCCATGATGGCCTGGACCGTACTGTGAGGGGAAAGTCGCAGGTTGGTTTTGGTTATACTGCGACTGCTgagtgggaggaggaggggggggagggggaaaagagaagcccTGGGAGTTCATCGTGAGAGGACCTCAGTAGACCTCCAAAGAGAATTAGCATCAACGCCATCCTCACAGCACCCTAGACATCTGGAAAAAGTGCCGAGCTCATCAGATCAAACAACTGAGCGCTGTTGTTCCGTTCCGAGcacaaaaagggaaagcgcAGTAGTCACGTGGGTCATGATCTGGTCGGGTAAAAAATTATCAAAAGTGATCCGCAGTCTGCGATTGGCCGGAATCGATTTGTGGTTTTTCAAAGgactatttttattataataaGTTCTCTGCTATCATAAATATGGAAGCATGAGTTATGATGCCTGCGTGACGGATTTTTGATGCTTGATCTGATAATGGAATTTACTCTTCGTGCTCTATCTTTCCGCCGTGGGACCAAATCGTATTGAAATAgaagactttttttttttatctacCGCCGAGTACCTACTAATTGGATTCACCATGTTCATTCTTGTCAGTCGCATTGGACCTTTCTCTTGCTTTACATAAAGTCTTTTCACTACCAAGCCAAAAGCTAACTAACCTATACAGACGACCCTCTCCGATCTGATACAGATCTCCCCAGAAGACTTCTCGAAGTATAGTTCTGTCGCCATCGAGGACAACATCAATGAGAAGTACGCAAATAAAGTACGAACGGCTTCCTATCTGAAATGCCATGTTCGCTTGTGCAGCATGTACTAACAGCAGTCCTGTAAAGGTCATTCAAAAAGTTGGCCTGTGCATTGGATTCTACGACTTGTTAGAGTCATCGGACGGTCTTATCGGCCATGGCACTGGTTTAGTCAACGTTAACGGTACATCCAGGATGCTGAATCCATTTCAAGAGTCTATGCACTGATTGAAAGACAGTCAAGTTCCGCCTTATTGT
This window of the Aspergillus oryzae RIB40 DNA, chromosome 8 genome carries:
- a CDS encoding uncharacterized protein (predicted protein) yields the protein MQSGILLYVHFAVLILKLIPAVTRCIRRCTKRARSTTKIQFGQHHFSVLKSMLVEFQEAQCFFMLSFQCAALIALAAGPQVFEATSLLQLQSNISMAKAVAFMGILPITYGLWILHRIGLHSWYISVWSAITIVTSSVTLHLCKVEPRADNLQEIATADRLDKCGFHPPPLIYCRSDSELGSSYSLVNNLTFGLSDNTANFVCIAIYGLLLLKRLAPYPKRWLGQKPWFQATYHRVHPWLVSRGIRILSRAVNVIIETLLLVTNFFYSFMVIARSLPTISLDSWSFGQIIAVTIWSPIVSKYLYWLLCTYLAFLSTPVPFFCFILITEIVGTDSYSAIRFPSPYKIIRVKTINEEENPDDEDRLFIHLPSTSDLNINPNSKKFIVTDVELTPVNDSKTSSVSTRHSQFPI
- a CDS encoding CCCH zinc finger protein (predicted protein) produces the protein MGYAPMNYPGYAGQPMANPQQSIPTPQFPPSRTTNYQVPQSTTSFPSSRPFPQSTPTHGPPYQHQPGYSAYGPSTAQQAPTYHSVTPSHQNAPPSVQPSMMGPPMHWGYNNSASGGGYTGPPHGNQRGPRPYNAYGNQASRGGGAMPHMKRDHTSAFGKPQNITPRVPAPPPVPSFGNPLPSKPPPPADATRKPKKKKRKHNQLGLTPKTEEHESSEEEDDVDEESRLAQGGASAAAAVQITFKGRTTTLQSPADIAAWIEERKKRFPTKEKVEEKKKAMEEAKKAKEEAQRQKESRKQEMKKAQKDHQQAPADPIDAAEKAKRKADKLRRKLMKEQKKVEKAEADAERARMRVEELQRGSTDVNRDVTSASTQEAQAEPGTEDRSNTAPDQETRSIETQGVPLASGHIPGEVSQPNNDVGPSSASESKSNGEGVIEDVRADAAVSSDISDSSDWTSSSGSDLSSSDSEDSDSDSAPEEATSRREGPERVAPPPREAKKKLCRHFARTGRCQRGDKCKFLHETPDRGAKTKPVEKKGRKGLLQALLARQKGEDDRKVMEAIVWLGENGFLDETKSYEEPLEGANENSATDEVKLSQGLPEDPPLSEGIVSVQTGDSAPTTA